A region of the Desulfobacter postgatei 2ac9 genome:
CATCCATCCCGCTAATTGTCGGGTATGTTCTCTGGAATGAAGGTAAAACTGCGGGGCGGATGATTTCAATCATCTCTGGAAAAGTAAAAATATTCAGACCGCTGGCAGACGGGAAGAGTGCTGCGATTTACATTTTCGGGCCTGGAGATACCTTTAGTTTCATGCCGCTGATTCACGGATCTTCTTACCCGGCCAGTGCAGAAGCGGTGGATGATGTTAAGGCGCTGGTGATGACACGGGAAAAACTACACACTGTCATGAAGCAAAAACCGGAAATCGCTATTTTTTTACTGGAACATCTGTGCACGAGACTGCGGGAAGCCTTTAATCAGATCGAAAGGCTCTCCACAAAAGGTATACTTGGGAAGGGTAATATTGAAAAAGCCGGGTGGGCAAAATTGGCGATGACTTTAATTGATTTACCTGATCTGCAAGGAGTCAAAAAGTGAGAATCGGTATTGATATAAAACAACTCTATCGGGTGATTTGGCAAGGACCGGTGATTTTGCTGGCAGCCGTTATACTTAGCCTGCTTTCCAATGCAATCAGACCGACCTCCTTGCCGCTTGTCGCTGACTGGTCTGTCCAGGGACGTATGACGACCGAAAGGGGAGAACCTCTCTCCATCGAACTTTCGGCAGCTAAACATCTTTTTGAAAAGAAGGCGGCTGTATTTATTGATGCCCGTGATTCTATCCAGTATGGGGAGGGGCATATCCAGGGGGCGCGCAACCTGCCATGGCACAATGTTGATGACCTGTTTATGAGTGTTATGCAGGATATTTCCCATGATACACCGATTATTACCTATTGCGACGGAGAGACCTGCAACTTAAGCCACGATCTTGCCCTGTTTCTGAAAGATATGGGATTTGCCCATGTCAACGTGCTGGTGAACGGGTGGACACTATGGATAGAAAACGGTCTTCCCACCCAGGAGGGGGAGTGACAGAAAAAGGAATAAGCACAATGATACATAAAGAGGACAAAGGCTGTGAGCATATAAGTGTAAGTGAAAAAGAGTTTTTTAAAACGGCTCCCCACAACGAGGCCGGCCATTCAGAACAATGCTCAGGCCATCATCACCATGTTGATGTTGAAGAAACCAGTGGGACCAGGCTGCTGATTACCTTAGGTTTAAATCTAATCATCCCGGTGATTCAGGTTATTGCCGGAATGTTTGCCCACAGTATGGCTCTGGTTTCTGATGCCACACACAATTTCAGCGATTTCACAGCACTCCTTCTCTCTTATATTGCTTATAGAATCGGCCGCAAAGGACCAACTCTGCAGAACACATTCGGGTATCGCCGGGCTGAAATTATGGCGGCATTGCTGAATGTCATCATCCTGGTAGGTGCCTGCCTCTTTATTTTATATGGCGCAATCCAAAGGTTTTTATCTCCTGAAGTCGTGTCAGGAAAAATAATCATATGGGCTGCAATGGTCGGCATTGTGGGAAATGGTTTTTCCGCATGGCTTCTCCACCGGGATGCAAAACACAATTTGAATGTAAAAGGTGCCTTTCTGCACATGCTGGGAGATTTTTTAACCTCTGTCGTTGTGATGATCAGTGGCATTGTGATGTTTTATAAACCCTGGTATTGGCTTGATCCGGTGTTATCTGTATTTATCGCCGTTTTCATTCTCAAGAACTGTTGGGACATTTTTAAATCGTCAACAAAAATTTTGATGAACGCCACCCCGTCCGACATTGACTTAGAGGCTGTTCATGAAGCCCTTGTCAGCATTGATGGAATTAAAAGTGCCCATTACCTTCATGCCTGGCCCGTCAGTTCATCGGGAATCTACTTTTCCTGCCACCTGGTTGTTAAGGACCAGATGCTTACGGAAATAGAGAAATTATCCAAAAGTATCCGCCACATGATTTTTCACAAATTCGGCATTGATCATCCGGTGCTGCAGTTTGAGACTGAACTCTGCGGGGGCGGAACACTGCTGTGTGAGACGTTTGCTGCCAAAACAAAGGGGAAAAAAGTGGATCAGCAGAACCGAATCAGCATAAATAAAGGGAACAACGGTTCCAATGATCAGCCAAAGGCGAAAATAGGCCCAAAGACCTATGGATATTTATATCATATAGCAAGAATGGTACTTGGCGTTATTTTTATCTATGCGAGTTTGGATAAAATTATCCATCCACAGGCCTTTGCCCAGGCAGTATTCAACTATCAGCTCCTGCCAGATTCATTTATCAACCTGACGGCACTCATACTTCCATGGCTTGAGCTTATTTTGGGCTGCTGCCTGATTTTCAACCGATGGATGCCCGGAACTTCAGTTATTTCAATAACGCTGCTGACACTCTTTATGGCTGCAATCCTGTTTAATCTTTCCCGGGGACTGGATATCAGCTGCGGTTGCTTTTCAACAAACCCAGAGGAAGGCTCAATGAATCGCCTCACCCTGATCCGGGATGCGTCCTTCCTGATACCGGCCATTTATCTTGTATTTATGAGCCTTTTTAAAAATAATGGAAAAAATTAATTCAAGGAGATTTAGAAGATGAGTGATCTGAATTCGTTATTAAAAGATATGGATTTTAAATTTTTAAGTTCCGGCGAACACGGCATGACTATCGAAGGAATGCGTAAGGTGCTTGGCAACGATCATTTTGTATTTCTTGATGTCCGGACAGATGAGGAGGTGAAATATCTCTCTTTTCCCTTTGCCCTGCATATTCCAATGAATGAACTTCCAGACAGGCTTGGCGAGGTACCGAAAGACAAATTCATTATTCCATTCTGTTCTTCGGTATTCCGAGGGGCTTTGGTATATATTTACCTGAGGGCCAATGGATATGAGGAAGTAAAGGGGCTTACAGCATCTTCAGAGGATATGGCTGCGACCTTCAAACCCGGCCCCCTGGCTAAGATGTAATGTAATGAAACCGGTGTACCGGCAACCGAAAAAACCGGGCCTGCCGGTATATTTTTTATGATACGGACACAAAAAAAATGGCATCTAATATTCTAATCATCAGTCTGCTTTCATTTGTATTGAGTTTTATTTTTGCTCTGGGAGGTGTCGGAGCTGCCGTTATTCTTATTCCCGCTCTGTCCTGGGTTGGTGTCCCCTTTAATCTTGCCCGTCCCACCGGGCTTTTTGTCAATTGTGTGAGTATGCTCGGGGCGACGTGGTCTAATTTCAGGGAAAAAAAACTTGACGTGAAATTAGGTCTTCCAATTATTGCATCGTCAATTGTCATGGCCCCGGTGGGAGCCTGGGCCGGTCACTTTCTACCCACCCAGACCCTGCTTTTATCTTTTATCGTTTTTTTGTTCTTTTCCGGGTCTATGATGATATTTTTTAAAGGCTCAAAATATGCAGATCAGTACCGGGAAGATCGTCCCCTTGCAGGCCCCCTTTGTGTTGGTACACTGGCCGGAATTGTATCAGGGCTTCTTGGCGTTGGCGGAGGTGGAATCATTTCTCCCCTGATGCTGGTCCAGGGCTTTAACCCCAAAAAAGTGGCCATGGTGACTGCCCTTTCAGTACCATTTTCATCTTTCTCTGCGTTTATCACCTACGCTGCCATGGGATCGGTGTCCAGCAAAATACTTATTTTTGCAGGGCTGGCTGGCTGGTTTGGAGGGTATCTTGGTACCAAAGTGATGCAAAAAAAGATGAAGCCACAAAGTGTTAAACGCCTATTAGGCGGTGTCCTAATACTTATTGGAATTAAATCTTTATGGTCTATGGGTTTAACCGGTATTTTGCAAAATATGGGAGAGATTAAAGCATATTTAAGATCTTAACGCACTGTACCCTCTGCTAAAACCAAAAATCGTTAAGTATCAGACGGCAAATAACGTCAATTCACCGCGCCGTGCATCCGCATGCTGGATCGTCACCTGGATCTTGATCACCGAAATTTCATGCAATCGCCCTGGGATAAACGTTGACATGTATTTTTCCAGGCGATAGATTTGTACATACAACTCAATTGACCATATCGGCAGACATCAATCCCTGCCGGACAGCATGAAGGAGAAAAAGCGATGAGCAATCCGACTGCCCCGGCCATGACCATCTGCTTACCGGACCTCCTGCCGCCTGAACAACAATTTCTTCCAGGCATCCGCAGGGCCCCGGACAGAGCGTTTCGCCTGACGAGGTGTTTGATGCCGGTGTTGCCAAACGGAGAGAAACCACTTTGAAGAAAAAGGACATTGCAGATGAAAACAAAGTTGCAGAGCACAAGGGTATTTTTTTTAGGTCTGTTGTTATTTTTTGCATCAGCTCCGGCGGGGGCGACAACTTTGGAGCTTTTTGATGCAGTTTTTAATCTTGATGGGACAAAATATGCCCTGGGAGATTCCGATTCCCTCCCTGCAAATTTTACTATGGACGAGAGTGCCTTTGACTCTTTGAGCGGACTTGGAACCTTGAGTATTAATTTTTCTCCAGGAACTGCCGGGGACTACTACATAGGCGGTTTTTTCGACCATGAAATAACAAAAGAAGAAAATTATAATGTTTCAGACGAAACAGGAGAGGCGATAGGTACACCGGTGGCTCGACAGTCCTGGGAAATCGACGAGCCGGGATATTTTTTGGGAGATATCTACGACAATCTACTGAACGGGACGTTGGACAATCAAATATTTGGTGGCGCTACAATTGAGAACGATGTCTGTATGCCGTAACAACTGTAGTTCTAACAGGTTAAAGTCCTGAAGGAGGAATTGTCCGTACGCCTTCTTAGCACCGGGAAGCAGCGTCTGGGTAACCAGAGGTTGTAAGTTTCTTATGGGCAAAGATGCAGGCCGTAACGAAAGTGAACCTATATGTAGCCTCGTCAACTAATTGAAGATGCCGACCTTTTGGACATCAAGGGAAGGCCGTAGTGCCTGGGAGTAGAAAACGGAAATCCTTTCAGGTGATCTTCCGGGGTAGCAGGGATGGCATGTATCGGAAGAATTGCAGTGCAGTGCGGGAGACCCAATGCGGTTACGGTGAAGGGCCGTTAACTGATGGATATAAGGAGATCCGAAATTCCATGGGGCTGTATTGGGAGTCGGAGGGGTTCATAGTACCGATTGAGGCTGAGGGACAACATAACCCCGGCCAAGGAAAGGGACCCTACTTTGTTCACGTAACTAACGAGCGGAGGATCAGGAGATTGCAATATGCTACTAACTCCGGATAGGATCAGGACGCTTCAGAGGAAGCTCTATTGTAAGGCCAAGCAGGAACCGGATTTTCGTTTCTATTCTTTATATGACAAGGTCTACCGGGCTGACATCCTTGGTCATGCCTATCGCCTTGCCCGGGCAAACAAAGGTGCACCTGGAATAGATGGTGTCAGCTTTAAGTCCATAGAGAAGGATGGAGGGGAAATCAAATTTGTGCAAAAGTTGGAATCCCAACTTACGCAAAGTGGAAAAGGGCGCAAGCCTTACAGTGAAGAACATCGGAAAGCCGTGTACGGGAGAACCGTATGCACGGTTTGATGAGGGAGCATTGAGGATGCAAGGCCTTTGGAACACGTAGTAGCCGCGTGCGGCAAGGCGTCTCGAATATAAAAAGGGCTGAAGAAACCGGCCGAATCAGTGCTCTACTCTACCCATGGCCATGGGCTGGAACTTAACCCTGGGGAATGAACGCTATACCGCAACGGTTGATTTTGTTTTGAATCATACGGCACCAACTTCGGGTTTCTACCTTGTTCACAGGGATCCAGATAGTGAGTACAGCATTTATCTTTCCAGCGAGTTGACCATTGTCCCGGAACCTGGGACTTTATTGCTCATGGGGTGTGGTTTAGCTGGTCTGGCGCTGTTTGGCAGGCGGCAAAACTGGACAGACAAAAAGAACAGCTGACTGCCTAACAGGTTCTCCATATTCTCGTTTTTTTAAATGGACATTTAACAGGGACGGTTCGCCCTGAAGTATATCCGGACGAGTCTTATGTGAACAAAAATCACAGCAAGATTTTGTGTGGTATTACGTGTCCTTTCGGTAAGCATGCGTGAGTTAAATTATAACTCCTTGAAATTAAAATAACTGATTTCAAGGAGCGCGTTATATTTCAACGCTTTTGTCAACAAAAAAATGACGTTTTTATAAAAAAATGCTATCGGAGTTATGTTGCAAAAACCTAACCGGACATTACTGATTTTTCAAACACGGTCTAAGATATTGTTCACGCCCTCTGGGGTGGGGAAAACAACTAATGAAGCCTCAAACAGCAAATAAGGTCAACTGACCGCGCCGTGCATCGGCATGCTGAATCGTTACCTGAATCTGATCCCCTGATTTGAGTTTCAGCCCGGATGCCGGCAGCCTGGATTCAAGCATGAACTCCTTGAGCAGGACGTTGTAATGGTCCCTGTATGCATCCAGCACCAGTCCTTCAAAGCTTTCTCCCCTTAAATCCTGCAGGTATTTGATCAGCCAATAGCGTTTACGGGCAGCCTGGATGCGTCCTGTATTGGATACAGCCACGGAAATGGCGGCAAGGATATCGTCAAGCTCACGGGATGAGTAGGGTGTGCCTATACCGAATATTGCCTTGATTTGGCGCTGGGTAAGCAGGTCATGGTAGCGCCTGATGGGGGAGGTGGCCGTAACATAAGCCGGCACCCCAAGGCCTGCATGGGGCTCGGCATGGGTGGTGATAACCGCCCGGCTTAACTGCTTGCGTTGGAGGAAATTGGGCATTAACTGCGTTTCAATACCCTTGAAAATACGCTGTTTGGGTTGTGCCTGGGACCGGAATACCCCAGGCATGTCATTATTTTTTAAAAACTCAGCCATCAGGGTATTGGCCAGAATCATCATCTCTGAGACCAGCATCCGTGATGGATTCTCCCGATCCACTTTTGTATAATTGATATTTTTGTTTTCATCCAGCCATACATTGACCTCGGGCAAGGTGATTTGGATAGCCCCGGCCTTGAGGCGTTTATCACGCAGTACGGTTGCCATTTTGTAAAGTGTGGTAATGGGATCATTTTTACCGTTTACAATATTGGCCTCGGTATAGCTCATCTGCTGGTGGACTTTGATCACCGATGGAACGATTTGATAGTCCTGGATTTCAAAAAAACGGTTCATATGTACAAGGGTTGAAACCCCTGGTCGCAATTGGCCTTCCTTGAGACTGCACAGATCTTCGGACAGGCTGGGTGGTATCATGGGCAGTTTGTCGTCGGGCATGTATATGGACGAGGCTCGCTCCCGGGCGGCCATATCAATGGTATCTCCATTGCGGATGTAGGCCCCGACATCAATAATATGAATGCCAAGCCGATAACCGTTTTCCGTTGTTTCAAGGCTGATGGCGTCGTCATAATCCTGGGTGGACTGGCCGTCAATGGTAATTAATGGCAGATTTGTCAGATCCTTGCGTTTGGGATCGTCAAATACCAAGGGGGCTGTTTTGCACAGATAATCTGCGGTCTGCATCACCTTGGGTGAGAATGTAGTGGGAATTTGCAGAGATATAAGGTCCAGGTTTTCATCCGCATCCCAGATGCGGGCTTTTACAAAAAGCTCAAATATCCGGTCCGGGGAACTTAAACCTGCTTTTTTGATGATTTCCTTTGCTAAAAAGGATTTTTCAGCTTCATTACCGAAAATATAATAATCTTTTAAAATTTTTAGGAGAATCGGGTCTTGCTCTTCACTGACATGATCCTGGTCCCGGAGTCGAACCAGCCAGGCTGACCCTTTTGTGATCAGGGAATTCCTTCGTTCTTCTTCCCGGATCTGCCGTTTCTTTGCTTCCATCTGGGCTTCCGTGAAAGGCAAAAAAATTATTTTGTTAAATTTGAAATAGAGGCGGTCATTAAAAAAAGCCCGGATAACTGCAGCTTCATGGTCCGGTGTCAACGGCGGATCAAAACAGAATAAGGTCATGGTGGAAATATCAATTTCCTGGGGGTCATCATGAAGAATTTCCCATAACCCCCTTATATCTATAGACTCTGACAATTTTTTGCGGGTTTCAGTTATTTTTTTGAGGTGCGTGACCAAGGTTGTTTTGGAAAGTCCCGTATCCAGCCCGGTCTCGGAAATATGTGCCAGCCGTTTTTCGGAAAAGCTCACTTCCCGGCTGTTCTCATTAAGCAGCCGAAGTTTTCCTTTTGCTTCACTTAAAATAACCGCAGATATAATTTTTTGCTGGTCTATATATTCAACAATGTTGCCAATATTCATGAAGGGACAATAACAGGAAGGTGTATTAAAGTCAAATGCGACAAACAAAGACTGCACCTTGAAAAGACCTTGTTTTTCAAGTAAGATAGGTACTATGGCGAAGAAAAATACCAGGAAAAATAAACAAAAATTAAAGCGTAAAAATGATCTGCCTAAGCTGGCATCCGACAAAGATTTTATTGATGCTTTTTTAGCGCATGGCGAAGAGGTATTAAAAGAAAAACAGGAAAAGATCAAAAAACCCGTTGAATCCTCCAAGAACTTAAATAAACATGGCCTTCCCTTTCTGGATGATTATGAAAGTTGGATGAATAAAAATATTGATCCTCATACGCCATCTGCTGAGAATACAGCAGAAATAGAACCGGAAGTGCCTGAACAAGAAGTCGCGTTTTCAACGCTACTGGAAGTCTGGCTGAAACAGAACCCTCTTTCCAGTCATGCGCCTAAGCCTATGCCCTTGAAACGAAGACTCAAGCGCTATCCCCCACCCGAAGCAGATCTTGACCTCCATGGGTTTACAGCTATAGGAGCACAGGTTAAGACGCGATCTTTTATTTCAGGTGCCCATGTTCAGGGTTTTTTTACCCTCCGCATTATTGTGGGCAAGGGGCTTCACTCAGAAAGCGGCCCCGTGCTTCCCCATGTGGTGGAGGATCTGTTAAAGGAGATGAAAAAGGAAGATATTGTTCTATCATATAAATGGGAGGGTGGAAAAAGATCAAAATTCGGTGCTTTACTGGTTTATCTTAAGCGTTTTACTGATTAAGCTGATATTTTTTAACGGCCTTGTTGTGGTCTTCCAGGTTGGTAGAAAATTGATGCGTGGTGTCGTTTTTTGATACAAAATAAAGGTAGTCTGTCTGGGCAGGGTACAGCGCTGCCTTAAGAGATTGGGCGCCCGGGTTGGCAATGGGACCGACCGGAAGTCCGTCTATCTGGTAGGTATTATAGGGTGTGACACGCCTTAGATGTTTATATCGAATCCGTCCACAATAATCAGAAACCCCGTAAATCACTGTCGGGTCACTTTCAAGTCGCATATGGCGTTTTAGCCGGTTATGGAAGACCGATGAAATTATGGACCGTTCTTTTTTATTGCCGGTCTCCTTTTCGATTATTGAGGCGAGGATGACAATTTCATGGACACTTAAGCCGATCTCTTTTGCGCGGATTTTCCACTTTTCATTGAATGTTTTGTTAAAGGTCGAGAGCATCTTTTTGATCAATGTTTT
Encoded here:
- a CDS encoding PEP-CTERM sorting domain-containing protein → MGWNLTLGNERYTATVDFVLNHTAPTSGFYLVHRDPDSEYSIYLSSELTIVPEPGTLLLMGCGLAGLALFGRRQNWTDKKNS
- a CDS encoding rhodanese-like domain-containing protein is translated as MSDLNSLLKDMDFKFLSSGEHGMTIEGMRKVLGNDHFVFLDVRTDEEVKYLSFPFALHIPMNELPDRLGEVPKDKFIIPFCSSVFRGALVYIYLRANGYEEVKGLTASSEDMAATFKPGPLAKM
- a CDS encoding ribonuclease catalytic domain-containing protein, with product MQSLFVAFDFNTPSCYCPFMNIGNIVEYIDQQKIISAVILSEAKGKLRLLNENSREVSFSEKRLAHISETGLDTGLSKTTLVTHLKKITETRKKLSESIDIRGLWEILHDDPQEIDISTMTLFCFDPPLTPDHEAAVIRAFFNDRLYFKFNKIIFLPFTEAQMEAKKRQIREEERRNSLITKGSAWLVRLRDQDHVSEEQDPILLKILKDYYIFGNEAEKSFLAKEIIKKAGLSSPDRIFELFVKARIWDADENLDLISLQIPTTFSPKVMQTADYLCKTAPLVFDDPKRKDLTNLPLITIDGQSTQDYDDAISLETTENGYRLGIHIIDVGAYIRNGDTIDMAARERASSIYMPDDKLPMIPPSLSEDLCSLKEGQLRPGVSTLVHMNRFFEIQDYQIVPSVIKVHQQMSYTEANIVNGKNDPITTLYKMATVLRDKRLKAGAIQITLPEVNVWLDENKNINYTKVDRENPSRMLVSEMMILANTLMAEFLKNNDMPGVFRSQAQPKQRIFKGIETQLMPNFLQRKQLSRAVITTHAEPHAGLGVPAYVTATSPIRRYHDLLTQRQIKAIFGIGTPYSSRELDDILAAISVAVSNTGRIQAARKRYWLIKYLQDLRGESFEGLVLDAYRDHYNVLLKEFMLESRLPASGLKLKSGDQIQVTIQHADARRGQLTLFAV
- a CDS encoding Crp/Fnr family transcriptional regulator, with translation MLDSIFLTVNQWMTGGLALAAPGCFIWGVISVLFSPCHLASIPLIVGYVLWNEGKTAGRMISIISGKVKIFRPLADGKSAAIYIFGPGDTFSFMPLIHGSSYPASAEAVDDVKALVMTREKLHTVMKQKPEIAIFLLEHLCTRLREAFNQIERLSTKGILGKGNIEKAGWAKLAMTLIDLPDLQGVKK
- a CDS encoding rhodanese-like domain-containing protein, whose amino-acid sequence is MRIGIDIKQLYRVIWQGPVILLAAVILSLLSNAIRPTSLPLVADWSVQGRMTTERGEPLSIELSAAKHLFEKKAAVFIDARDSIQYGEGHIQGARNLPWHNVDDLFMSVMQDISHDTPIITYCDGETCNLSHDLALFLKDMGFAHVNVLVNGWTLWIENGLPTQEGE
- a CDS encoding Smr/MutS family protein, producing MAKKNTRKNKQKLKRKNDLPKLASDKDFIDAFLAHGEEVLKEKQEKIKKPVESSKNLNKHGLPFLDDYESWMNKNIDPHTPSAENTAEIEPEVPEQEVAFSTLLEVWLKQNPLSSHAPKPMPLKRRLKRYPPPEADLDLHGFTAIGAQVKTRSFISGAHVQGFFTLRIIVGKGLHSESGPVLPHVVEDLLKEMKKEDIVLSYKWEGGKRSKFGALLVYLKRFTD
- a CDS encoding cation diffusion facilitator family transporter; this translates as MIHKEDKGCEHISVSEKEFFKTAPHNEAGHSEQCSGHHHHVDVEETSGTRLLITLGLNLIIPVIQVIAGMFAHSMALVSDATHNFSDFTALLLSYIAYRIGRKGPTLQNTFGYRRAEIMAALLNVIILVGACLFILYGAIQRFLSPEVVSGKIIIWAAMVGIVGNGFSAWLLHRDAKHNLNVKGAFLHMLGDFLTSVVVMISGIVMFYKPWYWLDPVLSVFIAVFILKNCWDIFKSSTKILMNATPSDIDLEAVHEALVSIDGIKSAHYLHAWPVSSSGIYFSCHLVVKDQMLTEIEKLSKSIRHMIFHKFGIDHPVLQFETELCGGGTLLCETFAAKTKGKKVDQQNRISINKGNNGSNDQPKAKIGPKTYGYLYHIARMVLGVIFIYASLDKIIHPQAFAQAVFNYQLLPDSFINLTALILPWLELILGCCLIFNRWMPGTSVISITLLTLFMAAILFNLSRGLDISCGCFSTNPEEGSMNRLTLIRDASFLIPAIYLVFMSLFKNNGKN
- a CDS encoding sulfite exporter TauE/SafE family protein; translated protein: MASNILIISLLSFVLSFIFALGGVGAAVILIPALSWVGVPFNLARPTGLFVNCVSMLGATWSNFREKKLDVKLGLPIIASSIVMAPVGAWAGHFLPTQTLLLSFIVFLFFSGSMMIFFKGSKYADQYREDRPLAGPLCVGTLAGIVSGLLGVGGGGIISPLMLVQGFNPKKVAMVTALSVPFSSFSAFITYAAMGSVSSKILIFAGLAGWFGGYLGTKVMQKKMKPQSVKRLLGGVLILIGIKSLWSMGLTGILQNMGEIKAYLRS